The following coding sequences are from one Kogia breviceps isolate mKogBre1 chromosome X, mKogBre1 haplotype 1, whole genome shotgun sequence window:
- the RS1 gene encoding retinoschisin, whose protein sequence is MPRKIEGFLFLLLFGSEATLGLSSTEDEGEDPWYHRVCKCDCQGGANALWSAGSTPLDCIPECPYHKPLGFESGEVTPDQITCSNLEQYVGWYSSWTANKARLNSQGFGCAWLSKFQDSSQWLQIDLKEVKVISGILTQGRCDIDEWMTKYSVQYRTDESLNWIYYKDQTGNNRVFYGNSDRTSTVQNLLRPPIISRFIRLIPLGWHVRIAIRMELLECVSKCT, encoded by the exons CCACACTGGGATTATCGTCTACTGAG GATGAGGGTGAGGATCCCTGGTACCACAGAGTGTGCAAGTGCGATTGCCAAGGAGGTGCCAATGCCCTGTGGTCTGCAGGCTCCACCCCGTTAGACTGCATACCAG AATGCCCATATCATAAGCCCCTGGGTTTCGAGTCAGGAGAGGTGACACCAGACCAGATCACCTGCTCCAACCTGGAGCAGTACGTGGGCTGGTATTCCTCCTGGACCGCCAACAAGGCTCGACTCAATAGTCAAGGCTTTGG GTGCGCCTGGCTCTCCAAGTTCCAGGACAGCAGCCAGTGGTTGCAGATAGACCTGAAGGAGGTCAAGGTGATTTCGGGGATCCTCACCCAGGGGCGCTGTGACATCGACGAGTGGATGACCAAGTACAGTGTGCAGTACAGGACCGATGAGAGCCTGAACTGGATTTACTATAAGGACCAGACCGGAAACAACCGG GTTTTCTATGGAAACTCGGACCGAACCTCCACAGTCCAGAACCTGCTGCGGCCCCCCATCATTTCCCGCTTCATCCGGCTCATTCCGCTGGGCTGGCACGTCCGCATTGCCATCCGGATGGAGTTGCTGGAGTGCGTCAGCAAGTGTACCTGA